Proteins co-encoded in one Desulfitobacterium hafniense DCB-2 genomic window:
- a CDS encoding YbaK/EbsC family protein, which translates to MSVEMVKEFFHSKEMKVPILKFKDISTVAKAAESLGVTPGEIAKSLLLQVHDDFVMVLMAGDKRLDNRKFKDTFKGKPKMPAVDQVLAMTGHPVGGVCPFGLSQEIPVYLDQSLKEYSVVYPAAGAPDAAVKLTVAELAELVATDWVNVAQE; encoded by the coding sequence ATGTCAGTTGAAATGGTGAAGGAATTTTTTCATAGTAAGGAAATGAAGGTACCTATTCTGAAGTTTAAAGATATCAGTACGGTTGCCAAGGCTGCCGAATCCTTGGGTGTTACCCCGGGGGAAATTGCCAAGTCTCTTCTGCTCCAGGTTCATGATGATTTTGTCATGGTGCTCATGGCCGGGGATAAGAGGCTGGATAACCGGAAGTTTAAGGATACCTTCAAAGGGAAGCCCAAAATGCCTGCGGTTGATCAGGTATTGGCGATGACCGGGCATCCGGTGGGAGGGGTCTGTCCTTTTGGCTTAAGCCAGGAAATTCCCGTTTATTTGGATCAATCATTAAAGGAGTACTCTGTAGTCTATCCGGCTGCCGGCGCTCCTGATGCGGCTGTAAAGCTGACCGTCGCGGAATTGGCAGAGCTTGTGGCAACAGACTGGGTGAACGTGGCTCAGGAGTAA
- a CDS encoding proton-conducting transporter membrane subunit gives MINIERGIRVGTMGLSLMIAILGILFLGWNFHMDNFSGQWHGEGFSCDGLTAFFLLVLLLGQGIASLYGLGYMKDYEGKRSLLSFSLSWAAFLGSMAGVLIVNNGFYFLFLWELMSLFSFLLVIYEHEESSNRRAAFIYFVMTHVGTVFLIAAVLYLYSKTGSFLYGDWAAITPTLSPGEKNGLFLCFLIGFGTKAGLVPFHIWLPYAHPVAPSPVSALMSGVMVKIALYMMMRWVWLTLAPMELWWGGLMLALGVLSAFIGILYACVEQDVKRLLAYSTVENMGILTMALGTAMIARTLGYSDLVVLALAAFFWHGIHHLLFKSGLFMAAGNIIQATHTKRLDQMGGLLKKMPRTGLWAMVGAVGLSALPPLGGFWGEWLLFHALWKTSVQVEGGLFKLALPLSLAALAFISALALATMVKWFAGAFLGQARSANAANAQELPWPQTVSMAMAMMLTLLATLYPQGLWKLISVPIHVLKDTSDSPLTDSLALPLWADFFNLITPYILLLGLFSVTLYQLSARKRKRVAGTWNCGVPLTPRMQYTGLGITMPLRIALKKVLAFRPIIDKKFGETPYVLQSLHYRGRTREMTEEVFYRPAMKLLLRCAERVRILQTGSIHTYLAYILITLVVVLIWTM, from the coding sequence ATGATAAACATAGAGCGGGGTATTCGGGTAGGAACCATGGGTCTATCCTTAATGATAGCAATCCTGGGCATTCTCTTTCTGGGTTGGAATTTCCATATGGACAACTTTTCAGGGCAATGGCATGGGGAAGGCTTTTCTTGCGATGGATTGACAGCCTTCTTCCTTTTAGTGCTCTTGCTTGGGCAAGGTATTGCATCTCTCTATGGTCTGGGCTATATGAAAGATTATGAGGGGAAGCGTTCTCTCCTCTCCTTTTCCTTATCCTGGGCAGCTTTTCTGGGGAGTATGGCTGGAGTTTTAATCGTCAACAATGGCTTCTATTTTCTTTTTCTTTGGGAACTCATGTCCCTTTTTTCGTTCTTGCTGGTGATATATGAACACGAAGAGAGCTCCAATCGTCGGGCGGCGTTCATTTATTTTGTCATGACCCATGTGGGAACGGTTTTTTTGATTGCGGCAGTTCTCTATCTTTACAGTAAGACCGGAAGTTTTCTCTATGGGGATTGGGCTGCCATAACCCCGACTTTAAGTCCGGGGGAAAAGAACGGTCTTTTTCTATGCTTTCTGATTGGTTTTGGTACGAAGGCGGGGTTGGTGCCTTTTCATATCTGGCTTCCCTACGCTCATCCCGTTGCCCCTTCTCCAGTGTCCGCATTAATGTCCGGGGTGATGGTTAAAATTGCTCTCTATATGATGATGAGATGGGTGTGGTTGACCCTGGCCCCCATGGAACTTTGGTGGGGCGGGTTAATGCTGGCACTCGGAGTGCTCTCTGCTTTTATCGGAATTCTCTATGCTTGTGTAGAACAGGATGTAAAGCGTTTGTTGGCTTATTCCACAGTAGAGAATATGGGTATTCTTACGATGGCTTTAGGAACGGCCATGATTGCCCGGACCCTGGGCTATTCGGACCTAGTGGTCCTTGCCCTGGCTGCTTTCTTCTGGCATGGGATTCATCATCTCCTTTTTAAGTCCGGCTTGTTTATGGCCGCGGGAAATATCATCCAGGCAACACATACAAAAAGACTTGACCAAATGGGTGGTTTACTTAAGAAAATGCCCAGGACGGGCTTGTGGGCAATGGTTGGCGCTGTGGGGCTTTCCGCGCTTCCACCCTTGGGAGGTTTTTGGGGGGAATGGTTGCTATTTCACGCCTTATGGAAGACTTCCGTTCAAGTGGAAGGGGGACTGTTCAAGCTGGCCCTGCCCTTGAGCCTGGCAGCTTTGGCGTTTATTTCTGCCTTAGCTCTGGCAACTATGGTGAAGTGGTTTGCCGGAGCCTTCCTGGGGCAGGCTCGGTCGGCAAATGCTGCAAATGCTCAGGAGCTGCCTTGGCCTCAGACGGTATCTATGGCAATGGCCATGATGCTGACCCTCCTGGCAACGCTGTATCCTCAAGGCCTTTGGAAACTAATAAGTGTCCCCATTCACGTGTTGAAAGATACAAGCGATTCTCCACTCACCGACAGTTTAGCTCTGCCGCTTTGGGCAGATTTCTTTAACCTGATCACCCCTTACATCTTGCTGTTAGGCCTTTTTTCAGTGACACTCTATCAGTTATCCGCAAGAAAGCGCAAGAGAGTAGCAGGGACCTGGAACTGTGGTGTGCCTTTAACCCCTCGTATGCAATACACGGGCTTAGGGATAACCATGCCCTTGCGGATAGCCCTGAAAAAGGTTTTGGCCTTTCGCCCCATTATTGATAAAAAGTTTGGGGAAACCCCCTATGTGTTACAGTCCTTGCACTATCGCGGCCGAACCCGTGAGATGACGGAGGAAGTGTTCTATCGGCCTGCCATGAAGTTGCTTTTGCGGTGTGCAGAACGAGTTCGCATCCTGCAAACCGGCAGTATTCACACCTATTTAGCTTATATTCTGATCACCTTAGTGGTTGTGTTGATTTGGACTATGTAA
- the mtaB gene encoding tRNA (N(6)-L-threonylcarbamoyladenosine(37)-C(2))-methylthiotransferase MtaB, translating into MSTLQQKNPASVCFVTLGCKVNQTESEALGQLFRNNGYHVVSSTEKADVVVVNTCTVTNTGGAKSRQTIRRMVKAHPDAFVVVMGCYAQTAPGEILGIAGVDLVLGTQDRGKILELIDQVKKEQQPKSSVRTIWDAKTFEELPLIEEESRTRATLKIQEGCNQFCTYCIIPYARGPVRSRIPENAVTEAEKLVAAGYKEIVLTGIHTGSYGEDLGEDWDLARLVKALAQIKGLHRLRLSSIEPMEFTPELIDVIINYPAVCPHLHIPLQCGSDAILTRMKRPYTVKEFKELIQRLTSLQPGIAITTDVIVGFPGETEQNFQETLETVRSCGFSGIHVFPYSKREGTPAAKYPEQIPNKIKEERVKALLEVARESQEDYVRRFIGQRVEVLIERVSPEGVAAGHTGNYIQVHLPPREGKPWEGGELVECVLEKNHVRVNG; encoded by the coding sequence ATGAGTACATTACAGCAAAAAAATCCAGCGTCGGTGTGTTTTGTTACCCTTGGGTGCAAAGTGAATCAGACCGAGAGTGAGGCCTTAGGGCAGCTGTTTCGAAATAACGGCTATCATGTGGTGTCTTCCACAGAGAAGGCGGATGTGGTGGTGGTCAATACATGCACCGTGACCAATACCGGGGGTGCTAAGTCCCGGCAAACCATCCGGCGTATGGTCAAGGCTCATCCTGACGCTTTCGTGGTGGTTATGGGGTGTTATGCTCAGACCGCCCCGGGAGAAATCCTCGGAATTGCGGGAGTCGATCTGGTCTTAGGAACCCAGGATCGGGGAAAGATCCTGGAACTGATTGATCAGGTGAAAAAGGAACAGCAGCCCAAGAGCAGCGTCCGCACCATCTGGGATGCGAAAACCTTTGAAGAACTGCCCTTGATCGAAGAGGAAAGCAGGACAAGGGCGACCTTAAAAATCCAGGAGGGGTGTAATCAATTTTGCACCTATTGCATTATCCCTTATGCCCGGGGACCGGTCAGAAGCAGAATCCCTGAGAATGCCGTCACAGAGGCGGAAAAGCTGGTTGCGGCAGGGTATAAAGAGATCGTGTTGACAGGAATTCATACAGGGTCTTATGGAGAGGATCTGGGAGAGGATTGGGATTTGGCCCGGCTGGTCAAGGCGCTTGCTCAGATTAAAGGGCTGCACCGTTTGCGCTTGAGTTCTATTGAACCTATGGAATTTACCCCTGAACTGATCGATGTGATCATCAATTATCCCGCGGTCTGCCCCCACCTGCATATTCCTTTGCAATGCGGCAGCGATGCCATTTTAACTCGCATGAAAAGACCTTATACTGTAAAGGAGTTCAAAGAGCTCATTCAACGCTTAACGAGCCTGCAGCCGGGGATTGCCATTACCACGGACGTGATCGTTGGTTTTCCGGGGGAGACGGAGCAAAATTTTCAGGAGACGCTGGAGACAGTTCGTTCCTGCGGTTTTTCCGGAATTCATGTCTTTCCTTATTCCAAGCGCGAAGGAACTCCTGCTGCCAAGTATCCTGAGCAGATCCCCAACAAAATCAAAGAGGAACGTGTCAAAGCTCTCCTGGAAGTGGCCAGAGAGAGCCAGGAAGACTATGTCCGCAGATTTATCGGGCAGAGGGTGGAAGTCTTGATCGAGCGGGTCAGTCCGGAAGGAGTAGCGGCAGGTCATACAGGGAACTATATTCAGGTGCACTTGCCTCCCCGTGAAGGAAAACCCTGGGAAGGCGGCGAATTGGTAGAGTGCGTACTGGAAAAAAACCATGTGCGGGTTAATGGATAA
- a CDS encoding RsmE family RNA methyltransferase, protein MHRFKISELGNHVFWLKGPEREHLVRVLRLAVGDRIIGFDNTGAEYKAVVNKIEEQSVTCGILEQDYPEVEAVTRIYLAAGLSKGEKMEWVIQKGTELGMAGLIPLRTKRAVMKLEGSKAADRVERWQKISGEAAKQSHRVREPQIFSVTDWQGLKALLPPTTQWLIPYENEKTRTLSSVLKDFSSQEPIALIIGPEGGFEEGEVLWAQEHLNAQSISLGPRILRAETAALAALTLVLGHYGDLG, encoded by the coding sequence GTGCATCGCTTTAAAATCTCCGAACTGGGGAACCATGTCTTCTGGCTTAAGGGACCGGAAAGAGAACATCTTGTCCGGGTCCTGCGTCTTGCGGTGGGTGACCGGATCATCGGTTTTGACAACACGGGGGCGGAGTACAAGGCAGTCGTTAATAAAATAGAAGAGCAAAGCGTAACCTGCGGCATCCTGGAGCAGGATTACCCGGAAGTAGAAGCGGTTACCCGGATTTATCTGGCAGCCGGCCTCTCGAAAGGGGAAAAGATGGAGTGGGTCATCCAAAAGGGAACGGAATTGGGAATGGCGGGTTTAATCCCCCTGCGCACCAAACGGGCTGTGATGAAGCTGGAAGGGAGCAAGGCTGCAGACCGGGTGGAACGCTGGCAAAAGATCTCCGGCGAGGCGGCTAAGCAATCCCACCGGGTCCGGGAACCGCAGATCTTTTCCGTAACCGATTGGCAGGGGCTTAAAGCTCTGCTTCCGCCAACTACCCAGTGGCTAATTCCTTATGAAAACGAGAAAACCAGGACCCTCTCCTCGGTGCTGAAGGACTTCAGTTCACAAGAGCCGATAGCACTGATCATCGGCCCGGAAGGGGGCTTCGAGGAAGGGGAAGTTCTTTGGGCTCAGGAGCACCTCAACGCCCAAAGCATCTCCTTAGGCCCGCGCATTCTCCGGGCGGAGACGGCGGCCCTTGCCGCTCTGACCTTGGTGTTAGGGCATTATGGTGATTTGGGCTGA
- a CDS encoding SGNH/GDSL hydrolase family protein, whose translation MHGIYLALGDSLTTGYGVGLNCSFATLYYSTLLSCFPNLGYENLGVNGLTSGQLVAMVEQPHVQRLILQARVITVTIGSNDLLALGKGLALGQWVNPELTLRDFQQNLMLLGDKIRRVNSLTMLKIASIYNPLPPMDKQTNLFAYTLLKQANHSVTQMARQCGGVVVPVAKAFSGQEMLLLSSDHIHPNLAGHQVMAELFARY comes from the coding sequence ATGCATGGTATCTATCTGGCCTTAGGTGACTCGTTAACGACAGGTTATGGGGTGGGGCTCAATTGTTCGTTTGCTACCCTGTATTATTCAACCTTGTTGTCCTGCTTTCCGAATCTAGGCTATGAGAATCTGGGGGTTAATGGTCTGACAAGCGGCCAACTGGTTGCTATGGTCGAACAGCCCCATGTACAGCGTTTAATTCTGCAGGCCAGAGTCATTACGGTGACCATTGGCTCAAACGATCTGCTCGCCCTTGGCAAGGGTTTAGCTTTAGGCCAATGGGTCAACCCTGAGCTGACTTTGCGGGATTTCCAACAAAATCTTATGTTATTGGGGGATAAGATAAGAAGGGTTAATTCATTAACCATGCTCAAGATAGCCAGTATCTATAATCCCTTACCCCCTATGGATAAGCAAACCAATCTTTTTGCTTATACTTTGCTCAAACAGGCCAATCATAGTGTCACGCAAATGGCCAGACAATGTGGAGGAGTTGTGGTGCCGGTTGCCAAGGCATTTAGCGGCCAGGAAATGCTGCTGCTCAGCTCCGACCATATTCATCCTAATCTGGCGGGACACCAGGTAATGGCAGAGCTCTTTGCCCGATATTAA
- the rpsU gene encoding 30S ribosomal protein S21, whose amino-acid sequence MSEIKVGKNESLDSALRRFKRTCQRAGVLSEARKHEHYEKPSVKRKKKSEAARKRKFK is encoded by the coding sequence ATGAGCGAAATTAAAGTCGGTAAAAACGAATCCCTGGATAGCGCACTCCGCCGGTTCAAGCGTACTTGTCAGCGTGCAGGCGTATTATCAGAGGCTCGTAAACATGAGCATTATGAAAAGCCTAGTGTTAAGCGGAAGAAAAAATCCGAAGCTGCGCGTAAACGTAAGTTCAAATAA
- a CDS encoding hydrogenase: MEGTLENLQQLVLFALLALGLYIVGCVKLKKALMGWTWQAVFLSALIFLEGVKESEWEILAIALLSLLVKGGVIPWVLKRTADLSHTQWVGEVFLHRTSSLVAAAALTILAYAITQPLLSLVEPALRNGLAIAFALLFYGLLLMVIRKVALVQVVGILLIDNGIFLAGFLLTSGMPLLVEVGVIFDVLIGVLILGVLAQRMILKFDSLNVERLNSLKG, encoded by the coding sequence GTGGAAGGAACGTTGGAAAATCTTCAACAGCTGGTGCTCTTTGCTCTTTTAGCCCTCGGTCTCTATATAGTCGGTTGTGTCAAACTGAAGAAAGCCCTGATGGGTTGGACTTGGCAGGCAGTATTTCTCTCAGCGCTGATTTTCCTGGAAGGAGTAAAAGAATCCGAATGGGAGATCCTTGCCATTGCTCTCCTCTCTTTATTGGTCAAGGGAGGAGTGATTCCTTGGGTGCTAAAACGTACCGCCGATCTATCCCACACCCAATGGGTAGGAGAAGTCTTTCTTCACCGAACCTCTTCCCTGGTGGCGGCAGCGGCCTTAACCATCCTGGCCTATGCCATAACTCAACCGCTGCTCTCCTTAGTGGAGCCTGCACTGCGTAATGGTTTGGCCATTGCTTTTGCCTTGCTTTTTTATGGGCTGTTGCTTATGGTGATTCGCAAAGTAGCCTTGGTTCAAGTAGTAGGAATTCTCTTGATTGATAATGGAATCTTTTTAGCGGGTTTCCTGCTCACCAGCGGTATGCCTCTTTTAGTGGAAGTAGGGGTGATCTTCGATGTTTTAATCGGGGTTTTAATTTTAGGGGTCCTGGCCCAGCGGATGATTCTGAAGTTTGACTCGCTGAATGTTGAGCGGCTTAATTCTTTGAAAGGGTAG
- a CDS encoding GatB/YqeY domain-containing protein, whose amino-acid sequence MSLKERLVEDMKVAMKAKEEGKVRLSVIRMARAAIKNAEIDKQVEFNDEQVIEVLAKEVKMRRDSIEEFSKANRPDTVKALEKEISVLMEYLPQQLSEGEIRQLAQETITEVGAQGPKDLGKVMGKITPKTKGRADGKLVNQIVRELLGS is encoded by the coding sequence TTGTCCCTGAAAGAACGCCTCGTTGAGGATATGAAGGTTGCCATGAAGGCCAAAGAGGAGGGGAAGGTTAGACTTTCCGTCATCCGCATGGCTCGGGCCGCCATTAAAAATGCTGAAATAGATAAGCAAGTTGAATTTAACGATGAGCAAGTCATCGAAGTCTTAGCTAAAGAAGTTAAAATGCGTCGTGATTCGATCGAAGAGTTTTCTAAGGCGAATCGCCCCGATACAGTGAAAGCCCTGGAAAAGGAAATCTCCGTTCTCATGGAATACCTTCCTCAGCAGCTTTCTGAAGGGGAGATACGCCAGTTAGCCCAAGAGACGATTACCGAAGTCGGTGCTCAAGGACCGAAAGATTTGGGGAAAGTCATGGGCAAAATTACTCCGAAGACAAAAGGACGCGCTGACGGCAAACTGGTTAACCAGATCGTGCGTGAACTTCTAGGATCTTAG
- a CDS encoding respiratory chain complex I subunit 1 family protein codes for MLNFGEWNGGIIFFSMLHLLIFLLAAPLLQGWIKKVKAFWQMRQGPSLFQPYRDLWKYMRKEEVVSEHASWIFLVTPSLVLGSTILAGCVVPGPWGWAPIHSMGSLFWLAASLGLARFFLALAGLDAGGTFGGMGSSREVFVAALVEPGFILSLAVLALMTETTSLVGMSAALQGLSIFETPRILALFALFVIVIAELGRIPVDNPDTHLELTMIHEGMLLDYSGPSLGFLTWAEQLKQLLLLQLLAFLILPVNIQVMNSWSGGIPFGILLSHGILQIGFLALLGTFFATLESINVKVRLFRIPNVLAMGLAAAVLALLTLWITKGGI; via the coding sequence ATGTTGAATTTTGGAGAATGGAATGGTGGAATAATCTTCTTTTCCATGCTGCACTTGCTGATATTTTTGTTGGCTGCGCCTTTACTGCAAGGCTGGATAAAGAAAGTAAAAGCCTTTTGGCAGATGCGCCAGGGACCGTCCCTCTTCCAGCCTTACCGGGATCTTTGGAAGTACATGAGGAAAGAGGAGGTTGTCTCAGAGCATGCTTCCTGGATCTTCCTGGTTACGCCTTCCCTTGTTTTAGGAAGTACGATCCTTGCCGGTTGTGTTGTTCCCGGTCCCTGGGGATGGGCGCCCATCCACTCCATGGGTTCTCTGTTTTGGCTGGCGGCAAGCCTAGGTCTGGCCCGGTTCTTTCTGGCTCTTGCCGGCCTGGATGCGGGGGGAACCTTTGGCGGTATGGGAAGCAGTCGTGAGGTTTTCGTAGCAGCTTTAGTGGAACCTGGATTTATTCTGAGCCTGGCCGTCCTGGCCCTGATGACAGAGACGACTTCGCTCGTGGGAATGAGCGCTGCGCTGCAAGGGCTATCCATCTTTGAAACGCCCCGGATTCTTGCCTTGTTCGCTCTTTTTGTGATCGTCATCGCCGAGCTGGGGAGGATTCCGGTCGATAACCCCGATACCCATCTGGAATTGACGATGATTCACGAAGGAATGCTCTTGGATTACTCGGGCCCCTCTTTAGGTTTTCTGACTTGGGCGGAACAGTTGAAGCAATTGCTTTTGCTGCAACTGCTGGCTTTCTTGATTTTACCTGTGAATATTCAGGTTATGAACAGCTGGAGCGGGGGAATTCCTTTTGGGATATTGCTTAGCCATGGAATTCTCCAGATCGGTTTCCTCGCTTTACTGGGTACCTTCTTTGCTACCCTGGAGAGCATCAATGTTAAAGTCAGACTTTTTCGGATTCCCAATGTCCTGGCTATGGGTTTGGCCGCGGCTGTCTTGGCTCTCTTAACTCTTTGGATTACGAAAGGGGGGATATGA
- a CDS encoding hydrogenase 4 subunit F has translation MFIVVAIVAAFCMLISTSSRALRLFNSLALIALLGLAGEMILRVFGQGPQSIWGGFFSWDALSALLLGVIVVIAAYVIVYSFSYMEHEVAAGKVPQSRLPRYYFWVWMFIGTMLWVVSTPNLGLLWVGIEGTTLATALLVGFYREKTAVEAAWKYIVLCTVGISFALLGTMILYAASGRINGYSLAALDWRLLVGMAPQLDPALVKLGCIFAFIGYGAKVGFVPMHPWLPDAHSQAPSPVSALLSGVLLNCALYAILRWHILVRQTGLGPDFSGKLLLVFGLISLGAMVAFILLQKDIKRLLAYSSVEHMGIIALGLGLGTPLAVWGACFHLILHALTKANLFVVVGRVVQMMGTRQIPKIRGVMSLWPYTGGILFMGLLAITGMPPFGTFRSEISIMAGFFQNHHPILGFLTALFLAVIFAGFLYHFLGMLFGTPGERCLKDKGEGKEVLWLAVPMILVLMLGVFVPEPLNQALNQVVELILGRGGEYGEFGKLTQLF, from the coding sequence ATGTTTATAGTTGTTGCCATTGTGGCAGCTTTTTGTATGTTGATCTCCACAAGCAGCCGGGCATTGAGGCTGTTCAATAGTTTGGCGCTCATAGCCCTGCTTGGGCTGGCTGGGGAAATGATTCTGCGGGTGTTCGGCCAGGGCCCGCAAAGCATTTGGGGAGGATTTTTTTCCTGGGATGCTTTGAGTGCCTTGCTTCTCGGTGTGATTGTGGTGATTGCCGCTTATGTGATTGTGTATTCCTTTTCTTATATGGAGCATGAGGTAGCAGCAGGGAAGGTCCCCCAAAGCCGGCTGCCCCGGTATTACTTCTGGGTCTGGATGTTTATCGGTACCATGCTTTGGGTGGTCAGTACTCCCAACTTGGGACTCTTGTGGGTAGGCATAGAAGGGACGACGTTGGCGACGGCTCTCCTGGTGGGCTTTTATCGGGAAAAAACCGCTGTTGAAGCCGCCTGGAAATATATCGTTCTTTGTACGGTGGGCATCAGCTTTGCTTTGTTGGGAACGATGATTCTCTATGCAGCATCAGGGCGGATCAATGGCTATAGCCTGGCTGCTCTGGACTGGAGACTTCTGGTGGGAATGGCCCCCCAATTGGATCCGGCCTTAGTCAAGTTGGGCTGTATTTTTGCTTTTATCGGATATGGGGCTAAGGTTGGCTTTGTTCCTATGCACCCCTGGCTGCCGGATGCCCATAGCCAAGCCCCTTCTCCGGTCAGTGCCTTATTATCCGGGGTTTTGCTTAACTGTGCTCTATATGCCATTCTGCGCTGGCATATCCTGGTCCGCCAAACAGGTCTGGGCCCGGATTTTTCCGGAAAGCTGCTGCTTGTCTTTGGATTAATCTCTCTTGGTGCTATGGTGGCTTTTATTCTTTTGCAAAAAGACATTAAACGCCTCCTGGCTTACTCCAGTGTGGAGCATATGGGGATTATCGCTTTGGGCTTGGGACTGGGCACTCCTCTTGCTGTGTGGGGGGCCTGTTTTCATCTCATTCTTCATGCATTGACAAAGGCCAATCTCTTTGTGGTTGTTGGCCGTGTGGTGCAGATGATGGGTACTCGCCAGATCCCCAAGATTCGAGGTGTTATGAGCTTATGGCCTTATACGGGTGGGATTCTGTTTATGGGTTTGCTGGCTATTACGGGGATGCCGCCCTTTGGAACCTTCCGTTCTGAAATCAGCATCATGGCCGGATTCTTCCAGAATCATCACCCGATCTTAGGTTTTCTAACGGCTTTATTTTTAGCGGTTATTTTTGCGGGGTTCCTTTATCACTTTTTGGGGATGCTGTTTGGTACACCGGGTGAACGCTGCTTGAAAGATAAGGGAGAAGGCAAAGAAGTGCTTTGGTTAGCTGTTCCCATGATTCTGGTCCTGATGTTGGGAGTGTTCGTTCCGGAACCCCTCAACCAGGCCTTAAATCAGGTTGTGGAATTGATTCTGGGAAGGGGTGGGGAGTATGGAGAGTTCGGCAAGCTTACGCAATTATTTTGA
- a CDS encoding histidine triad nucleotide-binding protein: protein MSECIFCKIINKEIPSQVVFEDEHVLAFKDINPVAPVHLLVIPKKHRESLNDIDVADEALLGHILVVAKKLAQESGIADSGYRVVNNCGDDGGQVVKHLHFHVIGGQPLGVKIC from the coding sequence ATGTCGGAGTGCATCTTTTGCAAAATAATCAATAAAGAGATTCCCAGTCAGGTTGTTTTCGAGGATGAGCATGTGTTGGCTTTTAAGGATATTAATCCTGTAGCCCCGGTACATCTGCTTGTGATTCCTAAAAAACATAGGGAAAGCCTCAATGACATCGACGTTGCGGATGAAGCTTTATTAGGGCACATTTTGGTGGTGGCTAAAAAACTGGCACAAGAGTCGGGTATCGCTGATTCAGGTTATCGTGTGGTCAACAATTGTGGTGACGATGGAGGTCAGGTGGTGAAGCATTTGCATTTTCACGTGATTGGCGGACAGCCTTTGGGTGTAAAAATCTGTTGA
- a CDS encoding PEGA domain-containing protein → MKKDSPSAKERFFKPTGWKITGLVLVLVILLGLGAFLMMPPVTFPAPHLVFNRHTIPPFITMVESGGKVATWNKAKGEMTIEKTGDSIKLHIDTDRSRKIPIYINGSYVGKSPLNKRLFPGKYEIVAKPPGYMGSIRHLKLTNEYPKDKQVTLPVDEHHYQDYLDEILRLGYTPIRVMDYYNHVPITDKTLILRHDVDEVADYALKMAEIEQTRGVKSTYYFRWRTADPEVIRKVKAMGHEVGLHYETLAFYAQEMGLKSADEVTPAVRQELRRRLKFEIAEFERLHGDIYTIASHGAEENRQLKLTNFQAVMEGENPLDYGLIGTAYGAIIEKFTYASDVGGIWEPFPYLQLEDNKGPFYFLIHPIHWASSFSED, encoded by the coding sequence ATGAAAAAAGACAGCCCTTCTGCAAAAGAACGGTTTTTTAAGCCAACAGGGTGGAAAATTACAGGTTTGGTTTTAGTTCTCGTTATCTTACTGGGCCTGGGCGCTTTTTTGATGATGCCCCCAGTGACCTTTCCCGCGCCCCATCTGGTATTCAACCGGCATACCATTCCCCCTTTCATAACTATGGTTGAATCCGGCGGGAAAGTTGCAACCTGGAATAAAGCCAAGGGCGAAATGACCATCGAAAAGACTGGGGACAGTATAAAGCTTCATATCGATACCGACCGGAGCCGGAAAATCCCCATCTATATCAATGGCAGTTATGTGGGGAAATCGCCCTTGAATAAGCGCCTTTTTCCCGGAAAATATGAAATCGTAGCTAAACCTCCCGGATATATGGGCTCTATCCGGCATTTGAAGCTGACCAATGAGTATCCCAAGGATAAACAGGTCACCTTGCCGGTGGATGAACATCATTATCAGGATTACCTGGACGAGATTCTTCGGCTCGGTTATACTCCCATAAGAGTAATGGATTACTATAACCATGTTCCAATAACGGATAAAACCCTTATTCTAAGGCATGATGTGGATGAAGTGGCGGATTATGCCTTAAAAATGGCGGAAATAGAACAGACCCGGGGAGTCAAAAGCACCTACTATTTCCGGTGGCGCACTGCTGATCCGGAAGTGATCCGGAAAGTAAAGGCCATGGGTCATGAAGTGGGGCTGCATTATGAGACGTTGGCTTTCTACGCTCAGGAGATGGGCTTAAAATCAGCCGATGAGGTAACTCCCGCTGTCCGGCAGGAGCTGAGGAGACGCCTGAAATTTGAAATAGCTGAATTCGAACGACTCCATGGGGATATCTATACCATCGCCTCCCATGGAGCGGAAGAGAACAGGCAGCTGAAACTTACCAATTTTCAGGCTGTTATGGAAGGAGAAAATCCTTTGGATTATGGCCTTATCGGAACAGCTTATGGAGCGATCATCGAAAAGTTCACTTATGCCAGTGATGTGGGCGGTATCTGGGAACCGTTCCCCTATCTGCAATTAGAGGATAATAAAGGACCATTTTATTTCCTCATCCATCCTATTCATTGGGCTTCAAGTTTCTCTGAAGATTAG